The DNA region TCCGTGGCATACTCTCAGGGGTCCCGTTATTTCTGTCTCTTCGTAGAGTGGAACTAGTGGTACCGGAGTACTCGGAGGTGTTTTGGTCAAATTCCAAGCATGTCTCCATAGTTGGTTTTTCTTTCGGCGACCCAAGATTCTTTCTATTACTATCCGATCCATAGACACGTTGTTGTAAAAACACCTATCAACAAGTAGATATAGCACAAATTAAAGGATTAAAACATTTGTTGAAATGTCCGTCATTGTTGGGAATAGAAAGGGTCCATGCACATTGTGAGATATCTTTTTTAGGTgcggatttttaaaagaaaaatttttgtcATGTCCGAATGAGCTGGCCACTTTGTTCATGCAACACAATAAATTGGGCGAAATCGGGCCCTCGGGGCCAGGGATAAGTATTACCCTTCTGGAAACTTGTGTTCAAGTCTCCTGTCTTTCTATATTGGTTGCATGCAAAGGGAATCAAGTAGCCCCTGTCTTAGGTCGTCCACTGCCCTTGTACTACTTACCCGTTTTGGGGAGGCCCCTTCCCCTGTTTTAGGTTGCAGTACAAGCGTGGAAGTTGCCCGTCACTGGGTACCACAAGATCAGCTCACTTATGATTAGGACATTATTATTCAATAGCCACCTTTTTGCAGGACCAATAACTATTCTCAACAGACATGGCtattatttttactgatttttcaaCCAAAAGTACATATCAAAATAAATCTGTATCAAGAAAATTTTTTCCTACATATTCTTGATATAGTTTCGGTAAGTCCGCGTGTCTAAGCGTATAGTTCCACATGTGTACAAAGTAAGGAAGAATAATTTGTCTCCAGCAAAGCGTTTGCAAATCTAGTGGATTGAATGGTGCTCTATTACAGATTGCTCCTGGTCGACACAAAGACATTGTCGAGGATATGGCGTCATCATCCTGCCTGAAAATAATGATACTATTAATATACCATGCCCATGGCCATCCTCGTACATTCTGTTCTCGATGTGCCGTTCTCATACATTCCGTGAATATTCCCATCAAAAACTTATTATGTTCCGGGTATCTTTCGTATTTGGACACTTCTCTTCGATGTATCGTCATGTACCATTGATGAGTCCATACATGGCGTATAAACTCGATGATTGACGGAACTCGAGGTATCTTGTCTTGTATCTCTATATGTAGAACACAATGGCTTGGTGCCCAAGTATTCACCAAGTGGAGCAACAAAGATAGCGTGTCCTCATCATAACATTTTAATGCACCATACCAGAAAAAGTTACGTACATGAAAACTCAAGCATAGCTCACAACTTGCATAGTGCAAAACCTCATTCCGCTCTGCGTTTTGTGTACGACGCGCAGACTGTCTTCTGCGTTTCCTATGCTTGTTCATGGTTCCTGTAAAACATTTGTTTATCAAGCTTTACAACTGTCTTTCGAGTAGTTCTCTTATTCACTGCCAAACAAATCTTAACTAATATtactagaaggaaaaataaacatacGTAGAAAAGAATTTCTTTAAACCAATGAAAAGGATTCCATCTCATTATACACGTAAAATCTGCATGAACTAACTTCCTGAAAAATCCCATCACAGAACAGTCATAAGTATACTTAAAGTCACGTGGTATTAAATATCCTGAGTCTACCAATACTTTAACCTTATGTGTTTCACCTTGAAACTGCTGTATCATCTTCGTAGTTTGGTTATGAACAGCTTCTATGATTTTACCATGTTCTGCAAACTGTTTGTTTAGGGTTTCCACTGCTTTCTTTGCTTCCTCATATAGTTGAGATTCTGGAGGAGGTGGTACAAATACGTGTAGACCAAATGTGTGATTGGAGATAAAGATGACGTCTGACAATAGTCTATTGGTGTAATCTGGGTCTGTGGAGTTAATTCGTCGGAATGGATGTTGTTTACGAGTTGCGTTCATGTGTTCAATCATCATAGTGTTATAATGTATATGGCATCCTGCTTTCAATGGTAGAGTTTCATTATAAGTGATGTTTTGCCATCTTCTTACCATATAGTCCATGGGATGACATGTCAGTAATCTGTAGTTACCTAGGTCCATCAAGGTGCTTTGTGGCATAGAGATTGTTACGTCCGATGTTAAGGGTTCGTCTGATACTAAGTTGAAAGCAATCATCGTTGATTTACCCAAACTGTAGGTTGCATCTGCAGAGACATAGAATGATGTATCGTTCCATGTTAGCCAATAAAAAGTTTCGTATGGTAATAACCATGTATCTCCGACTTTACGTGGTACTGGTTTTGTTGGGTATCCAATAACCGCTGATGTTGTAGATATCTGCCATAGATGAATCACACAATCTCCCATATCACAATGCGAGTCTTGTGTTGGGTCTAATACTGTGAAAGAAGTTGCTGTTTCCATACCTATACCTGTTTGGAACAAAACTCGTAAATCTTCTAATGATGCCTCTAACATTGCTGCTATATGAGCACATTCTTGGTTTGCTTCTAGATGCTTCAACCTTGATTCAAACATTTCATTTGTCGTTTGTACCACTGTATTGAGGATATCAATTTGTTTCTTTAGCATTGCTTGTTCTATATTAATTCTATCAATTAGTATTGATGCAGAGTGTAAATTTTTCGATATGCCTGCAATCACTGATGCTTGTTTACCTTGTAAGCTCTTTAATGCACTAATTTCAACTCTGAGTTCTTCTGTCATTGCACCGGCGATCAATGCTCCAAGAGCAGCTCCAGCGATGAAAGCACCTACCGCTGCTAGCTGTAACGGACGTCGTCCTGCGGCATTTCGTGCTATGCTGTAAAATAAATCTGGCAGTACATATTGCCATTTTTCTGAGCCGCATACTTCGGTATCCCTGAATGCTTGTCCAAGTGAGAGCCGTAGTCTCACTGGTTGGATCGCGGGGTGCACCAGGAATCTCAGTGGTTGTCTTAGAAGTGGTAGATATGCTGGGGCTTCAGTGGTTGTCATTTTTGCTTTTGGCGGGAACAAGACACTTCTAGGGTAGTGGGCTGTCACCCACCCCCTGGTTTCGTTGAATCCTCCTCTGTATATTAAACATGGTTTGAGCGATTCGGGTGTCACTCTGCAGTCTTTCATTGTCATCTTATAggcatatattttatgatttcctGCATAACTGTCATAAATGTCCGTTGTATTTCGTAAGACATCATGAGACACAATGTCATACATCCACCAGGAATTGTCATCTTCTAATGCTGGTAGTAGCATATACCAATAGTATGGCAGTTTTCCTGTATGTATTACGTTTTTCCATTTGGAAAAGTCCATGCCTGCCGTCATCCACCATCTCAAAGTCTTGTTGTCTGCAGCTTCTACGTGATACCGGATCTTAGTGTCCCATAATTGTGTACTTGGACATCCATCTTCTGATTCTACATCATCATCCATTACATTCTTCTTTGTTAATAATGTTACTTCGTCTATTTTTGGATATTTGTATGTTAATGCTGTTGCCTTTGGTTTCAATGTGTGTCTCACCGTAGATTCCCAATACGTTGTTATGTGGGAAGTATTGACTGCATCCATTGGGATGTCATATACTGACACATTATCTTCAATGGATCTGTGAACTCCATGTATTATGGCGATATTGGATGGGAACCATCTGCAGTTGGATCTTTCTAATGCTATAGGCACTCCTTTTGTGTCGTTGTAGATTCTCTTCTTGGCCATCATAGGTATACTGATATTATGTAGGGCGTCTCTAATTGTTGAGTTAGATATGTTAAACACAGGTATTAAAGATGACATAAAGTgatcataaaatttatatgataagTCTGAATATGGCTTTCCATTTTCTGCCAATGCTGATCCGTTGAATGAATAGTCTACTTGTAGGAATGACACGttccattttattcctttatgtATGTCTGTTGGTGTGATTACTAAAACTGGTTGCCATGGTGAGTCAAACGCttcatgtgttttatttcttattagatGTATATGTGTTGCATTAAGTAAAACAGTATGATCTTCTTCTGGTATGCAGttctcctttgaaaaattgtaacACCATGTCCAGTTCCACATGGGATTTTGTGTTCTGTTCAGGATTCTATTATTAGTCCAGAATGATTGATTAAAGGTTACAAACTGATTGTTACAGACGTCGGAATGTCGTTCATGGCATACACCTTCGTTTATTTCTGTTGTGTCCCATTCCTCTACTGTATTCTTGAATGCATATCGTCTGGTTATGTTATGATATAAGATCCATCCTTCATGGTGGAACATGGGAAAAAGTGGTGTCTGCCACGTAGGATCTAGTCTGGAAGGATGCAGGAACATGCATGGTACTATTTGCGGATAGGACATTGTGTCCATTACTTGTCCTGCTACCTTATACCAATACCTGTATTTGCAAAACTTTATCAGTCCTAGGTCATAAGGAAAACATACGCGTCCTATGAATGCAACACCAGTTGACctattttgcatttctccaaAAATACTGCGAACACACACATAACCTATATTTTTAAGCTTACTTGGTGGTGTATACGTCCGTCGTGCCATATTATGCGTAAATGGCTGTGGAATTGGGTCAGTCAATACCACTGGTGATCTCCATGTTTCTGTTCCTAAAGTCAGCACTTTCCACCAGTCTTCCACTGGCATGAATGATGTGTTGGAGATATGTACGTCTGAGCGATATGTAGACAGGATGTCAAATGCACCAAATATCGGAAGGTTTGGAAAATCTGCAACGCATGTTACAAAGTCTGTGTATCCCAAAGTTTTGTTTTGCAAGTCATCTAACCAGATTGTCATCTTATGATCTTCAGAACTCATCAAGTCCAAATAGTCCTGTAATTCTTTTGGACAATAGGCTCCATATGGTTTCTTTAGAGCTTCTGGCCATCTTTTGACTGGTCTTGCTCCTTGCAGATGTCTTGGACGACTATACCATTTGTTAAGCACTTCTTGGGACTCATCGTAGGGTAGGAGGTCTATTCCCATAGTTGTTGTCTTGATAGTTGTTGTTGTGTCATCATCAATTGCACTGTCATTAGTGTGGGTAGTTTTCCTGTCGTCTTCTATCTCGTAGGAGTCGAAAGAGGAATGAGAGGCTTCATCTTCTTCGTAGTCATAATCAA from Ictidomys tridecemlineatus isolate mIctTri1 chromosome 5, mIctTri1.hap1, whole genome shotgun sequence includes:
- the LOC144377785 gene encoding uncharacterized protein LOC144377785, whose amino-acid sequence is MLLQRWTLFFAIICVTTDSTASTDSDASSSNDADVGTTTTTTISTTTKPTDTTAAWKWIESQSLSKSQWSYKRWVEEYLQFPQSMKEVSNGTVIPQYWRSRKFLQNLTAIQYLYYHKYAFCTHFYRHYAPTSCTSFYEWNTTGIYSPLFRTVSEGGYTNAYETNPLRCHLMDAILDQWAQKPHFVYHFRKMKESTWITQYNATAALLNRPAEEIHVMEPDDDSDLFTCKKATDISIPALPFQAWASNQQNDYHAFDYDYEEDEASHSSFDSYEIEDDRKTTHTNDSAIDDDTTTTIKTTTMGIDLLPYDESQEVLNKWYSRPRHLQGARPVKRWPEALKKPYGAYCPKELQDYLDLMSSEDHKMTIWLDDLQNKTLGYTDFVTCVADFPNLPIFGAFDILSTYRSDVHISNTSFMPVEDWWKVLTLGTETWRSPVVLTDPIPQPFTHNMARRTYTPPSKLKNIGYVCVRSIFGEMQNRSTGVAFIGRVCFPYDLGLIKFCKYRYWYKVAGQVMDTMSYPQIVPCMFLHPSRLDPTWQTPLFPMFHHEGWILYHNITRRYAFKNTVEEWDTTEINEGVCHERHSDVCNNQFVTFNQSFWTNNRILNRTQNPMWNWTWCYNFSKENCIPEEDHTVLLNATHIHLIRNKTHEAFDSPWQPVLVITPTDIHKGIKWNVSFLQVDYSFNGSALAENGKPYSDLSYKFYDHFMSSLIPVFNISNSTIRDALHNISIPMMAKKRIYNDTKGVPIALERSNCRWFPSNIAIIHGVHRSIEDNVSVYDIPMDAVNTSHITTYWESTVRHTLKPKATALTYKYPKIDEVTLLTKKNVMDDDVESEDGCPSTQLWDTKIRYHVEAADNKTLRWWMTAGMDFSKWKNVIHTGKLPYYWYMLLPALEDDNSWWMYDIVSHDVLRNTTDIYDSYAGNHKIYAYKMTMKDCRVTPESLKPCLIYRGGFNETRGWVTAHYPRSVLFPPKAKMTTTEAPAYLPLLRQPLRFLVHPAIQPVRLRLSLGQAFRDTEVCGSEKWQYVLPDLFYSIARNAAGRRPLQLAAVGAFIAGAALGALIAGAMTEELRVEISALKSLQGKQASVIAGISKNLHSASILIDRINIEQAMLKKQIDILNTVVQTTNEMFESRLKHLEANQECAHIAAMLEASLEDLRVLFQTGIGMETATSFTVLDPTQDSHCDMGDCVIHLWQISTTSAVIGYPTKPVPRKVGDTWLLPYETFYWLTWNDTSFYVSADATYSLGKSTMIAFNLVSDEPLTSDVTISMPQSTLMDLGNYRLLTCHPMDYMVRRWQNITYNETLPLKAGCHIHYNTMMIEHMNATRKQHPFRRINSTDPDYTNRLLSDVIFISNHTFGLHVFVPPPPESQLYEEAKKAVETLNKQFAEHGKIIEAVHNQTTKMIQQFQGETHKVKVLVDSGYLIPRDFKYTYDCSVMGFFRKLVHADFTCIMRWNPFHWFKEILFYVCLFFLLVILVKICLAVNKRTTRKTVVKLDKQMFYRNHEQA